Below is a window of Streptomyces sp. NBC_00223 DNA.
TCGCCGGCACGTGCTTGCGCAGCTCGGCGAGCATGGCCCCGTCAGGGTCGGTCGCGGTGACCGCGACTCCCCGCTGAGCGAACAGGCGGGTCGCCTTGCCTGTCCCGGCGCCGATTTCCAGGGCTGTCCGGACCGGCCGGCCCGCGTACCCCATCACCAGGTCGAACAGCTCCACGGGATACCCCGGCCGGAACCGTTCGTAGGCTTCCGCCATTGCTCCGAAGCTCAGTGCGCGACCAGACCCGTACATGACGAGCATCCTGACACGATCCGCGGCGTCGATGCCCGGCCTTTCGACGCCGGTGTCCCCGACCGCCCCTACAGCTTCAGGCCGTTCCGGGTGATGTACCAGTTGTGGAACGCGAACAGACCGCCGAGCATCACCAGCCAGAGCAAGGTGCTGGTGAGCGGGAAGGCGTCCAGCGGGATCGTGTACACCAGCACCACCCGCAGCACCGCGTCGAGCAGGAAGCCGGCTCCCCACACCGCCGTGACCAGCCGCAAGTGGTGACGGAACGTCGGCTCCGCGTCCCACCGCGCCTCCCACTCGGCCAGTCCGGCCTCGCCGACCTTGGCGATGACGATGCCGCGCGAGGCCGTCATCATGAACGGACGCCGGGTGAGCAGCGTGCCGAGCACCCAGAACCCGATCGCGGCGGTCAGCCAGCTGTCCCGGATCATCAGCACCCGCGCGCTGCCGGTGATCATGGACAGCAGTGTTCCGGCCACCACCAGGGTCAGCGTGAACACCGCCATCGCCTCCACGCGCCGCTGCCGCACGACGCCGTAACCGATCCACGGCAGCAGCAGCGCTCCGCCGACGACCATCGCGAGCCACTGGCCGGCGCCGGCCGCGCGCAGCCCGTAGTAGGAGCCGAGCGGGAGGGCCAGCTCGAAGAACAGCTGCGCGGCGAGCCGTCGGCGCAGTGCCGCCGTGCGGCGTCGGGTGGGGGCGGCGGCGTCCTCGTCCGTGGCGGTCTGCGGCGCCGGGCCCGTGGTCACGGTCTGCGCCCCCGTGTGCGTTGCGGTCATGAAGTCCCCCTGGTGGCACGGTCGAACAGGTCCGCCAGCTCCCGGCCGGCGGCCCGTACATCGAGATCGGAATCGTGCGTGGCGCGGCGCACCACGTCGTCGATGGCGGCGCGGATCGCCCGCACCATCACCCACGGGTCGAAGTCGCGGAACTCGCCCGCGCGCTGCGCCTTGCGGATCTGCTCCACCTGGACGGCCAGGTTCGCCTCCGTCGTGTCGAGGAAGGCGACCATGCCGGGGTCGCCGCCGCGGAGGTTGCCGAGGATCTCGACGACCGCCGCGAGGTGGTTCGGGTACTCGGCCAGCAGGTCGAGATTGCCCTCGATGGAGGCGCGCAGACGGCCCGCGTAGCTCTCATGGGCCTCGATACGGGGGCGGATGTACCCGTCCGCGAGCCGCAGCACCTCGGCGACGACCTCGCGCATCAGGTCGTCCCGCCCGTCGAAGTGGTAGGAGATCATCCCCGTGCTGCTCAGCCCGGCGCGCTCCGCGATCTTCGCGAACGAGGCCCGGTGGTACCCGACCTCGGCGATGACGTCGATCGTCGCGGCGACGATCTGGGCGCGGCGGCCCGTCTCCGTGAAGGAGGACCTGTCCCTGCGCCCCGCCTTTTGCTTGGACGTGCCATTCCTTGCTTGCATGAGCAAGACGGTAGTACGTCTTGCTCGCCCGAGCAAGAGAGTGGCGGCGCCATCACCCGCGCCACGGCCGATACTTCGGCGGCTCCTGGACGGCCGCCGCCCCCGGCTCACTGCTCCAGGCCGTCCGCGACCGCCTGGACGAAACCGTCGCGGCCGGACACGGCGAGGACGGCCCCGCCGCCTCGACGGTCGGCGCCTTCGGCGGCTCGGCGGAGATTCAGCTCCTCATGCCCGTCGCCGGAGTTTGCCCAGCGCTCGGGTGACCAGCCCGCGATGCGGCGACGCCGGAGCGGTCGCCGTGGGCTTCGGCCGGCCGACGCGCAGGGACAGATCCTGCTGGGGCTTCGTCCAGTAGGGCGTCACCGTACGGCCGTTCCCGTCCGGGTGGGGCCGTGGCGCGAGGGTGAGGGCGGGCTCTGCCGGGCGGTCGGCGCCGAGGCGGGCGGTCCTGGTCCAGCCCAGGGCGGTCAGGCGGACGTGGAAGTCCCAGGCGCCGTCCGTGAGCGCCGTGCCGGAGACCACCGTCGCCGGGTCGAACGCGGCCCGGCCGGTCACCAGCAGCCTCTCCATGCCCTCCTCCCCGGGCTCCCTGACCACCTCGCACGTCGTGGTCAGCGGGTACTGCGCCCCCGTCGCGCGTTCGCGCAGCACCAACACGGCCTTGGCCCTGGCCGGTTGCGCGGGTCCGGTGAGCGGCTGGGCGGCGAGCCGCGCACGGAGTCCGGCCGACAGCGACAGCGGGCCGATCCGGTCCTCACCGGCGAGGAGTTCGAGGGGCCGGCCGTCGGCGACCGGCCGCGCGGTGAAGTCCACCTCGAAGGTGCCGTCGGCCAGCCACCGGGCGTCACGCAGCAGCAGCCGGCAGCCCGCCGTGCCTTCCCAGCGGGTGAGTTCGAGCAGGTCGTCGACGCGGTCCTCGGCCACGAGGGCGAGGGTCACCCGCTGCCGGCCGGAGAGTCCGGCGGTCGCGGTCGGCGAGACATACCCGTCCAGGGTGGTACGGATCTCACCGAGCAGTTCGCGGCGCCCGGCGTCGTCCA
It encodes the following:
- a CDS encoding VC0807 family protein, with product MTATHTGAQTVTTGPAPQTATDEDAAAPTRRRTAALRRRLAAQLFFELALPLGSYYGLRAAGAGQWLAMVVGGALLLPWIGYGVVRQRRVEAMAVFTLTLVVAGTLLSMITGSARVLMIRDSWLTAAIGFWVLGTLLTRRPFMMTASRGIVIAKVGEAGLAEWEARWDAEPTFRHHLRLVTAVWGAGFLLDAVLRVVLVYTIPLDAFPLTSTLLWLVMLGGLFAFHNWYITRNGLKL
- a CDS encoding TetR/AcrR family transcriptional regulator gives rise to the protein MQARNGTSKQKAGRRDRSSFTETGRRAQIVAATIDVIAEVGYHRASFAKIAERAGLSSTGMISYHFDGRDDLMREVVAEVLRLADGYIRPRIEAHESYAGRLRASIEGNLDLLAEYPNHLAAVVEILGNLRGGDPGMVAFLDTTEANLAVQVEQIRKAQRAGEFRDFDPWVMVRAIRAAIDDVVRRATHDSDLDVRAAGRELADLFDRATRGTS